The following are from one region of the Planctomycetota bacterium genome:
- a CDS encoding Gfo/Idh/MocA family oxidoreductase, which translates to MTMDRGPVNRRGFLRGAATAAAALAVVPRHVVGAESPTGPQPPSEVFACGLIGCGGQAGEDLKSYIKDWGADFKLLAAADVHYGHLQNAKKRWGEQVELYTDWRRVVERKDIDVVSIATPPHWHALCCIGAAQAGKDILCEKPMTKFIAEGRAVVTAVKRYGRVFQIGTSGRFGACKSPHSRMIHKIMRSGLLKNNCQGVFIQRGGFPVKRYCGLVNAKPEPVPKELDWDMYCGPAPVRPFHHDRFGWNHRFYWDYEGGALADFAQHYMDPFQWIYGKDDTSPVEVETLAAPAHPECCTPWAWAELKYADGLTLVLDGNEWGPRYDRKKERRVDLSDLDAESQEKLKALPDPEPLLTFPEAVRQRKDSGGHVEAAHRAITIAHLANISLRLGRKIKYDPVKEQVIGDDVANRLVYQPMREPWHL; encoded by the coding sequence ATGACGATGGACCGAGGACCCGTGAATCGCCGAGGCTTTCTGCGCGGCGCGGCCACCGCCGCCGCGGCGCTGGCCGTGGTGCCGCGCCACGTGGTCGGCGCCGAGAGCCCCACAGGCCCGCAGCCGCCCAGCGAGGTGTTCGCCTGCGGCCTCATCGGCTGCGGCGGCCAGGCCGGCGAGGATCTCAAGAGCTACATCAAGGACTGGGGCGCCGACTTCAAACTCCTGGCCGCGGCCGACGTGCACTACGGCCACCTCCAGAACGCCAAGAAGCGCTGGGGCGAGCAGGTGGAGCTGTACACCGACTGGCGGCGCGTGGTCGAGCGCAAGGACATTGACGTGGTCTCCATCGCGACCCCGCCCCACTGGCACGCGCTCTGCTGCATCGGCGCCGCGCAGGCAGGCAAGGACATCCTGTGCGAGAAGCCGATGACGAAGTTCATCGCCGAGGGCCGCGCCGTGGTGACGGCCGTCAAACGCTATGGCCGCGTGTTCCAGATCGGCACCAGCGGCCGCTTCGGCGCCTGCAAGAGCCCCCACAGCCGCATGATCCACAAGATCATGCGCAGCGGCCTGCTCAAGAACAACTGCCAGGGCGTCTTCATCCAGCGCGGCGGCTTCCCCGTCAAGCGCTACTGCGGCCTCGTCAACGCCAAGCCCGAGCCCGTCCCCAAGGAACTCGACTGGGACATGTACTGCGGCCCCGCCCCCGTCCGCCCCTTCCACCACGACCGCTTCGGCTGGAACCACCGCTTCTACTGGGACTACGAGGGCGGCGCCCTGGCCGACTTCGCCCAGCACTACATGGACCCCTTCCAGTGGATCTACGGCAAGGACGACACCAGCCCCGTCGAGGTCGAGACCCTCGCCGCCCCCGCCCACCCCGAGTGCTGCACGCCCTGGGCCTGGGCCGAGCTGAAGTATGCCGACGGCCTGACGCTCGTGCTCGACGGCAATGAGTGGGGCCCGCGCTACGACCGCAAGAAAGAGCGGCGCGTGGACCTCAGCGACCTCGACGCCGAGAGCCAGGAGAAGCTCAAGGCCCTGCCCGACCCCGAGCCGCTCCTCACCTTCCCCGAGGCCGTGCGCCAGCGGAAGGACTCGGGCGGCCACGTGGAGGCCGCCCACCGCGCCATCACCATCGCCCACCTCGCCAACATCTCGCTGCGGCTCGGGCGCAAGATCAAGTACGACCCCGTCAAGGAACAGGTCATCGGCGACGACGTGGCCAACCGCCTGGTCTATCAGCCCATGCGCGAACCCTGGCACCTGTAG
- a CDS encoding HEAT repeat domain-containing protein, with amino-acid sequence MPASEQLKALVEQIPDHDKGGSYVSLTPEAGEAMRTLAAEILKGGRENVLGLVDLLVEPKIGEEVKDIKPHYALHLVAVHVTGEGQEKARAEVALALASQLGGDRPKAIQKYLIQEIQLCGGKEVTETLGKMLLDPDLYDDAARALAAIKEGAADVLLAALPNVKGRARLSVIKKLAVLKCEKAADVFKQALAEQDLDIRIAGAWGISRIADASASEALLKAADGARDWERLNLSDAAMSLADALLAAGKKPEAAAIYAHMATTRTDPTEKHIKQAAERGLAATK; translated from the coding sequence ATGCCCGCTTCTGAACAGCTCAAGGCCCTCGTCGAGCAGATACCCGACCACGACAAGGGCGGCTCGTATGTGAGCCTCACGCCGGAGGCCGGCGAGGCCATGCGCACGCTCGCTGCCGAAATCCTCAAAGGCGGCCGCGAGAACGTGCTCGGCCTTGTTGACCTGCTCGTCGAGCCGAAGATCGGCGAGGAGGTCAAGGACATCAAACCCCACTATGCCCTCCACCTCGTCGCCGTCCACGTCACAGGCGAGGGTCAGGAGAAGGCCCGCGCCGAAGTTGCCCTCGCCCTCGCCTCCCAACTGGGCGGCGACCGGCCCAAGGCCATCCAGAAGTACCTGATCCAGGAGATTCAGCTCTGCGGAGGCAAGGAGGTCACCGAGACCCTCGGCAAGATGCTCCTCGACCCCGACCTCTACGACGACGCGGCCCGCGCTCTGGCCGCCATCAAGGAGGGCGCCGCCGACGTGCTGCTCGCCGCCTTGCCCAACGTGAAGGGCCGCGCCCGGCTGAGCGTGATCAAAAAGCTCGCCGTGCTGAAGTGCGAGAAGGCCGCCGACGTCTTCAAGCAGGCACTCGCCGAGCAGGACCTCGACATCCGCATTGCGGGTGCCTGGGGCATCAGCCGCATCGCCGATGCATCGGCCTCCGAGGCCCTGCTCAAGGCCGCCGACGGCGCCAGGGACTGGGAGCGTCTGAACCTGTCCGACGCGGCCATGTCCCTGGCCGACGCGCTGCTCGCCGCGGGCAAGAAGCCAGAAGCCGCCGCCATCTACGCCCATATGGCCACGACGCGCACCGACCCGACCGAGAAGCACATCAAGCAGGCCGCCGAACGCGGCCTGGCCGCGACGAAGTGA
- a CDS encoding carbohydrate-binding family 9-like protein → MQGRAVGTAIACLLLAGCLPKAPAPGEGSRQARIIPCRRAAGKIAIDGKLNDPAWDRAYVLDDFRIPPEGRKPRHPSSAQLLWDDEFLYLGVVMEDFDLLALKKERDAWLWEDDVVELFVKPSDVEPAYYEIEINPLGTVLDLLIGRRLAAGSIDRWKDWDSRIQVAISVSGTVNNWKDKDKGWIVEAAIPLSAFTPTPKPQLGDRWRFAVCRYDYSVYLEAGQELSSSARLSALDFHRFEDYDILEFAE, encoded by the coding sequence ATGCAAGGACGAGCCGTGGGAACTGCCATCGCGTGTCTGTTGCTCGCAGGGTGCCTGCCGAAGGCCCCGGCGCCGGGCGAGGGCAGTCGGCAAGCCCGGATCATCCCCTGCCGCCGCGCCGCGGGCAAGATCGCCATTGACGGCAAGCTCAACGATCCTGCGTGGGATCGTGCCTACGTGCTCGACGACTTTCGCATTCCGCCCGAAGGACGGAAGCCGCGCCATCCCAGTTCGGCGCAGCTGCTGTGGGACGACGAGTTCCTCTACCTCGGCGTGGTGATGGAGGACTTCGACCTGCTGGCACTGAAGAAGGAGCGCGACGCCTGGCTATGGGAGGACGACGTGGTCGAGCTGTTCGTCAAGCCGAGCGACGTCGAGCCGGCCTACTACGAGATCGAGATCAATCCTCTGGGCACCGTGCTCGACCTGCTGATCGGCCGTCGCCTCGCCGCAGGCTCGATTGACCGCTGGAAGGACTGGGACTCGCGGATTCAGGTGGCCATCTCGGTGAGCGGCACCGTGAACAACTGGAAGGACAAGGATAAGGGCTGGATCGTGGAGGCTGCCATCCCGCTCTCGGCCTTCACCCCCACACCGAAGCCGCAACTTGGCGATCGCTGGCGCTTCGCCGTATGCCGCTACGACTATTCGGTCTACCTCGAGGCGGGCCAAGAGCTCTCCAGCAGCGCCCGGCTCAGTGCGCTCGACTTCCATCGCTTCGAGGACTACGACATCCTCGAGTTCGCCGAGTAG